The Candidatus Methylomirabilota bacterium DNA segment ATTCGACAAACCGAGACAAACAGGGAAGGAGCGCCCATGGCGGTGCGCGTAGGAGTCAACGGGTTCGGACGCATCGGTCGGGTCTTCTTTCGGGCCGCACTGGAGTCCCCGGAGCTGGAAGTGGTGGCGGTCAACGACCTGGCCGACTCCAAGACCCTGGCCCACCTGCTCAAGCATGATTCCGTCCACGGCACGCTGAACGCCGAAGTGAAGTCCAAAGGCGAGGCCATCTTCGTCAACGGCCGCGAGATTCGCGTGTGCTCGGCCAAGGACCCCGCGACCCTGCCCTGGGGCGAGATGGGGGTCGAGATCGTGGTCGAGTCCACCGGCATCTTCCGCGATCGGGGCACGTCGTCGAAGCACCTGCAGGCCGGCGCCAAGAAGGTCGTCATCACCGCGCCCGCCAAGGACCCCGACATCACGGTCGTGCTGGGGGTCAACGAGCAGAAGTACGATCCGGTCAAGCACGAGCTGGTCTCCAACGCCTCCTGCACGACCAATTGCCTGGCCACCGTCGCCAAGGTCCTGCTCGACAACTTCGGAATCAAGCGCGGCTTCGCCTCGACCGTCCACTCGTACACGAACGACCAGCCGATCCACGACTTTCCGCACAAGGACCTGCGACGGGCCCGTGCCGGCGCGGTCAGCATGATCCCGACCACGACCGGCGCGGCCACCGCGGTGGGGCTGGTGCTGCCCGAGTTGAAGGGCAAGCTGGACGGCATCGCCATCCGGGTGCCCACCGCCAATGTCTCGGTGGTGGACCTGACGGTGGAGCTGGCCAAGCCGGCCACGCCGGCCGCGGTGAACGACGCCTTCCGCGCGGCCGCGGTGGGGCCGCTCAAGGGCATCCTGGACGCCACCGACGAGGAGCTGGTGTCGGTCGATTTCAACGGCAACGCGCACTCGTCGATCGTGGACCTGCCGTCGACCGCGCTGGTGGACGGCAACCTGGTGAAGGTGCTCGCCTGGTACGACAACGAGTGGGGGTATTCCTGCCGCGTGCGGGACCTGATCCGCTACATGGCGCGGTCGCTGTAAGACGCGGGCGCAGCGCGCAGCCCGACCGTCCGTGGCGAAGCTCGTCGTCGATCAGGTCGACCGGTCCGGGAAGCGCGTCTTCCTGCGGGCGGACTTCAACGTCCCGCTCGACGGGACGCGCGTGACCGATGACACCCGGATCACTGCGGTGCTGCCGACCATCCGCTGCGTGCTCGACGGCGGCGGCTCGCTCGTTCTCGCCTCGCACCTCGGGCGGCCCAAAGGCAAGCCCGATCCCAAGTACTCGCTGCGGCCCGTCGCCGAGCGCCTCGAAGGCCTGCTGGGCCGGCCGGTCGCGCTGCTTCCGGACTGCGTGGGACCGGAAGTCGAGGAGCGGGCGAGCGCGCTGCGTCCGGGCGACATCGTGCTCCTCGAGAACCTGCGCTATCACCCGGAGGAGGAAGCCAACGACGAGGGGTTCGCGCGGTCCCTGGCCGGGCTCGCCGACGTCTACGTCAACGATGCGTTCGCGGCGGCCCATCGCGCCCACGCCTCGATCGAGGCGATCACGCGCTATCTCAAGCCGGCAGCGGCCGGGCTGCTGATGGCGCGCGAGCTCGGCGCGCTCGACCGCATCTTCGAGCGTCCGGAGCGTCCTCTCTGGGCGGTGCTGGGCGGCGCCAAGGTCGCCGACAAGCTGGCCCTGGTGGAGCACCTGCTCGAGCGGGTCGAGGGGCTCGTCATCGGCGGCGGCATGGCCTTCACGTTCCTGAAGTCGCTGGGCCACGGGGTCGGCCGCTCCCTCCTGGAGCCGGACCGCGTCGAGGCCGCTCGCGCGGTCCTGGACAAGGCCCGTGCCCGCGGCATCCCGGTGCGTCTGCCCGTGGACGTGGTGGTCGCCTCCGGGCTGGACGCGACTACCGGGATCCGGACGGTGGGCATCCG contains these protein-coding regions:
- the gap gene encoding type I glyceraldehyde-3-phosphate dehydrogenase, translating into MAVRVGVNGFGRIGRVFFRAALESPELEVVAVNDLADSKTLAHLLKHDSVHGTLNAEVKSKGEAIFVNGREIRVCSAKDPATLPWGEMGVEIVVESTGIFRDRGTSSKHLQAGAKKVVITAPAKDPDITVVLGVNEQKYDPVKHELVSNASCTTNCLATVAKVLLDNFGIKRGFASTVHSYTNDQPIHDFPHKDLRRARAGAVSMIPTTTGAATAVGLVLPELKGKLDGIAIRVPTANVSVVDLTVELAKPATPAAVNDAFRAAAVGPLKGILDATDEELVSVDFNGNAHSSIVDLPSTALVDGNLVKVLAWYDNEWGYSCRVRDLIRYMARSL
- a CDS encoding phosphoglycerate kinase, with the protein product MAKLVVDQVDRSGKRVFLRADFNVPLDGTRVTDDTRITAVLPTIRCVLDGGGSLVLASHLGRPKGKPDPKYSLRPVAERLEGLLGRPVALLPDCVGPEVEERASALRPGDIVLLENLRYHPEEEANDEGFARSLAGLADVYVNDAFAAAHRAHASIEAITRYLKPAAAGLLMARELGALDRIFERPERPLWAVLGGAKVADKLALVEHLLERVEGLVIGGGMAFTFLKSLGHGVGRSLLEPDRVEAARAVLDKARARGIPVRLPVDVVVASGLDATTGIRTVGIREIPDDLMGLDIGSASVTQFATALKGARTIVWNGPMGVFEKEPFAAGTVGVARAVADSGAFSVIGGGDTIAAVQKAGVTDKIGYVSTAGGAFLEFLEGRVLPGVAALDDAA